Proteins found in one Hevea brasiliensis isolate MT/VB/25A 57/8 chromosome 18, ASM3005281v1, whole genome shotgun sequence genomic segment:
- the LOC110673039 gene encoding LOB domain-containing protein 25-like has protein sequence MASSSYSNPPCAACKFLRRKCLPDCIFAPYFPPEEPQKFANVHKIFGASNVSKLLNEVLPHQREDAVNSLAYEAEARMKDPVYGCVGAISVLQRQVIRLQKELDATNADLIRYACNEIPSTFGRFRMGHGGSSSATSYDQNSALYYPSPWNNDTCGDTQEKRDHGSF, from the coding sequence ATGGCTTCTTCTAGCTATTCAAATCCTCCATGTGCTGCTTGCAAGTTCTTGAGGAGAAAATGCTTGCCAGATTGCATATTTGCACCATATTTCCCACCTGAAGAGCCTCAGAAATTTGCCAATGTTCACAAGATATTTGGTGCAAGCAATGTGAGTAAGCTGCTGAATGAGGTCCTTCCTCACCAGAGAGAAGATGCAGTGAACTCTCTTGCCTATGAAGCTGAGGCAAGGATGAAAGATCCAGTGTATGGTTGTGTTGGTGCCATTTCAGTCCTCCAAAGGCAAGTCATTAGACTTCAAAAGGAATTAGATGCTACAAATGCTGATTTGATCAGGTATGCTTGTAATGAAATCCCATCAACATTTGGAAGATTTAGGATGGGTCATGGAGGATCATCTTCTGCTACTTCTTATGATCAAAATTCTGCTCTTTATTATCCTTCTCCTTGGAATAATGACACTTGTGGTGACACTCAAGAGAAAAGAGATCATGGTAGCTTTtag